One genomic region from Phragmites australis chromosome 1, lpPhrAust1.1, whole genome shotgun sequence encodes:
- the LOC133919476 gene encoding protein SODIUM POTASSIUM ROOT DEFECTIVE 2-like, with product MGRKLGLDKVLDCFSLSLCTNACVCMHSVEEDEDEANERKALVSSQLEELMKLKDFVAGAAKTLAFHLEPKTVELKVSMHCYGCAKKVQKHISKMDGVTSFEVDLENKKVVVMGDITPYEVLESISKVMKFAELWVAPNSKQQAADR from the exons atggggaggAAGCTGGGTCTTGACAAGGTTCTAGActgcttctccctctccctgtGCACGAACGCCTGCGTCTGCATGCATTCCGTGGAAGAAGACGAGGACGAGGCCAACGAGAGGAAGGCCCTGGTGAGCAGTCAGCTGGAAGAGCTGATGAAGCTGAAGGATTTTGTCGCTGGAGCTGCCAAGACTCTCGCCTTCCATCTAGAGCCAAAG ACTGTGGAGCTGAAGGTGTCCATGCACTGCTATGGATGCGCCAAGAAAGTTCAGAAGCACATCTCCAAGATGGACG GTGTTACATCGTTTGAGGTAGATTTGGAGAACAAGAAGGTGGTTGTGATGGGCGACATCACACCGTATGAGGTGCTGGAGAGCATCTCCAAGGTGATGAAGTTTGCAGAGCTGTGGGTGGCCCCCAACTCCAAGCAGCAAGCTGCAGATAGGTAG